The Chryseobacterium aureum genome contains a region encoding:
- a CDS encoding T9SS type A sorting domain-containing protein encodes MKKQLLFVLTLMAQASFAQITSKDPAFASNGIFTLPAGSSYLGTGSSYAGELTATTNSVFYKSYNTSTNQLIISKATSYSGSLDLTFGTNGKIALNYSDGSLVGFIRHADDKLTLLLKQYNSTNSTYYLDVVRLLPTGQLDLSFGNGGIKSLANLSVSFELNNLIQQGNKILVSGISMDSFGQTDGKTHTLRLNSDGTTDSSFGNNGEILTYQQNPLQSTYLPLIILDNQLNLLFFGNDKIKKYTVDGQPMAGFGNNGEVLLSGDPSIVKVDSADKILYAKNDLSGQTPPILGRLNADGTPDTTFNYNGIVGLEFRDIYEKNGSYYVTGFAESNNNGYTYYYISKLNQNGAVDPVFGEYIENDPNLLYHSINAIKVFDNNIIVSTDGETLNIVNYLVNGTATLATKGSVKNNPEITFESPVKQNLIYQSKEKIGKIEIYSVDGRLLKTVTENSSNVSELSKGVYFAKTIFENGRFSTKKLIKK; translated from the coding sequence ATGAAAAAACAATTATTATTTGTGCTCACTCTCATGGCACAAGCTTCTTTTGCACAGATTACTTCCAAGGATCCTGCGTTTGCTTCGAACGGGATTTTCACCCTTCCGGCAGGAAGCTCATATTTAGGAACGGGAAGCTCTTATGCGGGAGAATTAACTGCAACGACAAATTCCGTATTTTATAAATCCTACAATACCAGCACCAATCAATTAATTATTTCTAAAGCAACAAGTTACAGTGGTTCTTTAGACTTGACTTTTGGCACCAATGGTAAAATTGCACTGAACTACAGTGATGGTTCTCTTGTTGGATTTATAAGACATGCCGATGATAAATTAACTTTGCTCCTCAAACAATATAATTCTACAAACAGTACCTATTATCTGGATGTAGTCCGTCTACTTCCGACTGGGCAATTAGATCTTTCATTTGGTAATGGAGGCATAAAATCATTGGCCAATTTATCAGTTTCTTTCGAACTAAACAATCTTATACAGCAGGGAAATAAAATTCTTGTTTCAGGAATAAGTATGGATTCTTTTGGACAAACTGACGGGAAAACCCATACATTGAGATTAAATTCTGATGGTACAACAGACAGTAGCTTTGGGAATAACGGAGAAATATTAACTTATCAACAGAATCCTCTTCAAAGTACCTATCTTCCCCTTATCATTTTAGATAATCAACTTAATCTTCTTTTTTTCGGAAATGATAAGATAAAAAAATACACTGTTGATGGACAGCCTATGGCCGGTTTTGGCAATAACGGAGAAGTTTTGTTGAGTGGAGACCCCAGTATTGTAAAAGTAGATTCTGCTGATAAAATTCTATATGCAAAAAATGATCTGTCGGGTCAGACTCCACCAATTTTAGGGAGGCTTAATGCCGATGGCACACCAGATACCACATTCAATTATAATGGTATTGTTGGTCTTGAATTTCGTGATATCTATGAAAAAAACGGTTCTTATTATGTAACGGGCTTTGCAGAATCCAATAATAATGGATACACTTATTATTATATCTCTAAGCTTAATCAAAACGGCGCTGTTGATCCTGTATTTGGAGAATATATAGAAAATGATCCTAATTTACTCTATCATAGTATTAACGCAATAAAGGTTTTTGATAATAATATCATTGTGAGCACGGACGGAGAAACATTAAACATTGTAAATTACCTTGTAAATGGTACTGCCACATTAGCAACAAAAGGATCAGTGAAAAACAATCCTGAAATTACTTTTGAAAGCCCTGTAAAACAAAATTTAATTTATCAATCAAAAGAAAAGATTGGCAAAATAGAGATTTATTCGGTTGATGGAAGGCTATTAAAAACGGTAACAGAAAATAGCTCTAATGTTTCCGAACTTTCTAAAGGCGTATATTTTGCAAAAACAATTTTTGAAAATGGAAGATTTTCTACAAAAAAACTAATTAAGAAATAA
- a CDS encoding MBL fold metallo-hydrolase: MKLQLWRNATLLLDIDGISILVDPMLGEKGSMGKMPMTESELLNPLVELPFSREELNKKLKEVDAVAVTHLHPDHWDTKAIELLDKNIPLICSDVIAEQIAGQGFTNIIAVHDQFQWKNIEIAVTKGRHGTGDIGEKMGIVNGFVFKAENKSVYIAGDTIWYDEIALQIDKHKPQHIIVAGGAATFDVGDPIIMTSEDIKKVCEHAPESTVWVTHLEAVSHCREDRKFIQEKITESRLEDRCFVPDDGQEVELHF, from the coding sequence ATGAAATTACAATTATGGCGCAATGCAACATTGCTACTGGATATTGACGGAATTTCCATACTGGTTGATCCAATGCTTGGAGAGAAAGGGTCTATGGGAAAAATGCCTATGACAGAAAGTGAATTACTGAACCCCCTTGTTGAGCTGCCTTTCAGCAGAGAAGAGTTGAATAAAAAACTAAAAGAGGTTGATGCTGTTGCTGTTACCCATCTTCATCCTGATCACTGGGATACTAAAGCCATTGAGCTTCTTGACAAAAATATTCCGTTGATCTGTTCAGATGTCATTGCAGAACAGATTGCAGGCCAAGGTTTTACCAATATTATTGCTGTACATGATCAATTTCAGTGGAAAAATATTGAAATAGCAGTCACCAAAGGCCGGCACGGAACCGGAGACATCGGAGAAAAAATGGGTATTGTGAATGGCTTCGTTTTTAAGGCAGAAAATAAATCCGTTTATATTGCTGGAGACACGATCTGGTATGATGAAATTGCTCTTCAAATAGACAAACATAAACCACAGCACATCATTGTAGCCGGAGGTGCCGCTACTTTTGATGTAGGAGATCCTATTATTATGACGAGTGAAGACATAAAAAAAGTCTGTGAACACGCTCCGGAATCTACGGTGTGGGTAACCCATCTGGAAGCCGTAAGCCATTGCAGGGAAGATAGGAAATTTATTCAGGAGAAGATCACAGAAAGCAGATTAGAAGACCGATGCTTTGTTCCTGATGACGGACAGGAAGTGGAGCTTCATTTTTAA
- the bioB gene encoding biotin synthase BioB — MDTKTTLRNNWTKEEIEEIYHLPLMELIYKAATVHREWHDPSEVQISTLLSIKTGGCPEDCSYCGQAARYHTNIKVQALLPTETVIAHAQKAKDSGSSRFCMAAAWREVRNNRDFDRVIDMVKGVNDLGLEVCCTLGMLTEEQAIRLQEAGLYAYNHNLDTSEQYYEEIISTRTFDNRINTINNVRKAGITVCSGGIIGLGETHRDRISMLLTLATMPKHPESVPINALARVAGTPLEDNEKVDTWEMVRMIATARIVMPSSMVRLSAGRIEMSETEQAWCFMAGANSIFTGERETLLVTPNPGVSEDMQMLQTLGLKPMIKKETCC, encoded by the coding sequence ATGGATACAAAAACAACATTAAGAAACAACTGGACTAAAGAAGAAATTGAGGAAATTTATCACCTTCCTCTCATGGAACTGATCTATAAAGCAGCCACCGTACACCGCGAATGGCATGATCCTTCTGAAGTACAGATTTCCACTTTATTATCCATCAAAACCGGCGGATGTCCTGAAGACTGCTCCTATTGCGGACAGGCGGCCCGCTATCACACCAATATCAAAGTGCAGGCTTTGTTACCTACAGAAACTGTGATTGCCCATGCACAAAAAGCAAAAGATTCAGGATCATCAAGATTCTGTATGGCTGCTGCATGGCGTGAAGTTCGTAATAACCGTGATTTCGACAGGGTAATTGATATGGTAAAAGGCGTAAACGATCTTGGTCTGGAAGTTTGCTGTACACTGGGAATGCTTACCGAAGAACAGGCGATCAGATTGCAGGAAGCAGGATTATATGCTTACAATCACAACCTTGATACTTCCGAACAATACTATGAAGAAATCATTTCCACCAGAACCTTTGACAACAGAATCAATACAATTAATAATGTAAGAAAAGCAGGAATCACCGTATGTTCCGGAGGGATTATCGGATTGGGTGAAACCCACAGAGACAGAATTTCAATGCTTTTAACGTTAGCAACAATGCCAAAACACCCGGAATCCGTTCCTATCAATGCCTTAGCGAGAGTAGCAGGAACACCGTTAGAAGACAATGAAAAAGTTGACACGTGGGAAATGGTAAGAATGATTGCTACAGCAAGAATTGTAATGCCGTCTTCTATGGTAAGATTAAGTGCCGGACGTATTGAAATGTCTGAAACAGAGCAGGCGTGGTGCTTTATGGCCGGAGCCAATTCCATTTTCACGGGAGAAAGAGAAACCTTATTGGTAACACCTAATCCGGGAGTTTCAGAAGATATGCAGATGCTTCAGACCTTAGGGCTTAAACCTATGATAAAAAAAGAAACATGCTGTTAG
- a CDS encoding winged helix-turn-helix transcriptional regulator — protein MNFEEFKNCGLRRSLNILAGKWKPLILHNLFEEDQVRFVELWRNMPRVSKKVLAEQLKQLEEDFIIERIEVYNFPPEVYYKLTEQGKKLGPILFQLHSWGNELGVK, from the coding sequence ATGAATTTCGAAGAATTTAAAAACTGTGGATTAAGACGAAGTCTGAATATCCTTGCGGGGAAATGGAAACCGCTGATCCTCCATAATCTTTTTGAAGAAGATCAGGTCCGGTTTGTGGAACTTTGGAGAAATATGCCCAGGGTTTCCAAGAAAGTACTTGCAGAACAACTGAAGCAGCTGGAAGAAGATTTTATTATTGAAAGAATAGAGGTTTACAATTTCCCGCCAGAGGTATATTATAAGCTAACGGAACAAGGAAAAAAGCTAGGCCCTATCCTTTTTCAATTGCATTCATGGGGAAATGAGCTGGGAGTAAAGTGA
- the bioA gene encoding adenosylmethionine--8-amino-7-oxononanoate transaminase, with amino-acid sequence MNTITKEVSLQRRDKKVNWHPYTQMKTADDIIPIVKGKGVYLYDHEGKQYLDIVSSWWVTLHGHSHPYIAQRVFEQLNTLEQVIFAGFTHEPAVQLSENLLKLLPAGQEKVFYSDNGSTAVEVALKMCIQYAYNKGQKKTKILAFQNAYHGDTFGAMSVSGKSFWTRPFESMLFEVVFIDTPNADNLDSLHAQIRELAGEVACFIYEPLVQGAAGMLMYKAEDLSQLMKYCREEEILMIQDEVFTGFGRTGKLFAADYLTEKPDIMCFSKGLTGGTMPMGITTCSNEIYSAFLSDDRYKTLFHGHSFTANPLACAAALASMELLLTNDTQMNINRITQQHSEFVKALALHPHVEKVRQIGTILAFDFKTGNDTSYFNEIGKKLYNEFLQRGIIMRPLGNVVYLVPPYCITSGELDFVYQNIMEVLNQFTE; translated from the coding sequence ATGAATACGATAACAAAAGAAGTCAGCCTGCAACGGAGAGATAAAAAGGTAAACTGGCATCCTTACACCCAGATGAAAACAGCCGATGATATTATTCCTATTGTAAAAGGAAAAGGAGTTTATCTTTATGACCATGAAGGAAAACAATATCTTGATATCGTTTCATCATGGTGGGTAACGCTGCACGGACATTCTCATCCTTATATTGCACAACGTGTTTTTGAACAGTTAAATACACTGGAGCAGGTTATTTTCGCAGGATTTACGCATGAGCCTGCTGTACAGCTTTCAGAAAATTTACTAAAATTGCTTCCCGCGGGCCAGGAAAAAGTTTTTTATTCAGATAACGGCTCTACAGCGGTAGAAGTAGCCTTGAAAATGTGCATTCAATATGCCTACAATAAAGGACAGAAGAAAACAAAGATTTTAGCTTTTCAAAATGCCTATCACGGAGATACCTTTGGAGCCATGTCTGTAAGCGGAAAGAGTTTCTGGACAAGACCTTTTGAAAGTATGCTGTTTGAAGTCGTTTTCATAGATACACCGAATGCTGACAATCTTGATAGTCTGCATGCACAGATCAGAGAACTTGCCGGTGAAGTAGCCTGTTTTATCTATGAACCCTTAGTTCAGGGAGCTGCCGGAATGCTCATGTATAAAGCGGAAGATCTTAGCCAGTTGATGAAATACTGCCGGGAAGAAGAAATCCTTATGATCCAGGATGAAGTGTTTACCGGATTTGGAAGAACAGGAAAGCTGTTTGCCGCAGATTATCTTACAGAAAAGCCTGATATTATGTGTTTTTCAAAAGGCTTAACAGGGGGAACCATGCCCATGGGAATCACCACCTGTTCTAATGAAATTTACAGTGCTTTTCTTTCTGATGACCGCTATAAAACCTTATTTCACGGACATTCTTTTACCGCAAATCCTTTGGCCTGTGCGGCAGCCCTTGCCAGTATGGAACTCTTACTTACCAACGACACTCAAATGAATATCAACCGCATTACTCAGCAACATTCAGAGTTTGTAAAAGCACTTGCTTTGCATCCTCATGTAGAAAAGGTTCGGCAGATCGGGACTATTTTAGCCTTCGATTTTAAAACCGGGAATGATACTTCTTATTTCAATGAGATAGGAAAGAAGCTTTACAATGAATTCCTGCAGAGAGGGATTATCATGAGACCTCTGGGAAATGTAGTATATCTGGTTCCTCCATACTGCATTACCTCAGGAGAACTGGATTTTGTCTATCAGAATATTATGGAGGTTTTGAATCAGTTTACTGAATAG
- a CDS encoding aminotransferase class I/II-fold pyridoxal phosphate-dependent enzyme, with amino-acid sequence MLSNSSHFHESLDKRKGQGTLRRLRLPSDGIDFYSNDYLGFAKSRELQHLLLQKVIDNPQLLSGSTGSRLISGNSDIAVSVENEIAQKQQFESALLFPSGYNANLALFSTLPSRHDVVIVDEQIHRSVHDACQLSNAKKLKFKHNCIEDLENILKRQEGHCYIAIESLYSMEGDFAPLQEIASIAGKYKASLIVDEAHAFGVFGYGLIEKYQLQHQVLAAVVTYGKALGTHGAAILCNETVKSYLINFASPFIYTTSAQDFQWMSIQTGYEFLDHNHHLAIQLQNNIKTFRSQNLPSPSAETSPVQAIIIPDNQRLKELQENLSEEGFLTYAIYSPTVKEGSERLRICLHSFNTAEEIVKLTEIIKGIY; translated from the coding sequence ATGCTTAGTAACAGCTCCCATTTTCATGAATCTCTTGATAAAAGAAAAGGACAGGGAACCTTGAGACGTTTACGGCTTCCATCCGATGGGATAGACTTCTATTCCAATGATTATCTCGGATTTGCAAAAAGCAGGGAACTCCAACATTTGCTGCTGCAAAAGGTAATTGATAACCCCCAGCTGCTTTCCGGAAGTACAGGCTCAAGGTTGATTAGCGGAAACAGTGATATTGCCGTTTCTGTGGAAAATGAGATTGCTCAAAAACAACAGTTTGAGTCTGCATTACTTTTTCCATCGGGATATAACGCTAACCTGGCTTTGTTTTCTACACTTCCCAGCCGTCATGATGTCGTTATTGTAGACGAACAGATTCATCGTTCAGTACATGATGCTTGTCAGCTTTCGAATGCTAAAAAACTGAAATTCAAGCATAATTGCATTGAAGATCTTGAAAACATTTTAAAAAGACAGGAAGGACATTGTTATATCGCGATAGAAAGTCTTTATTCCATGGAAGGAGATTTTGCCCCTCTTCAGGAAATCGCTTCGATTGCAGGTAAATATAAAGCCTCTTTGATTGTTGATGAAGCCCATGCATTCGGAGTTTTTGGATATGGACTGATTGAAAAATATCAATTGCAGCATCAGGTTTTAGCAGCTGTTGTAACATACGGAAAAGCTCTAGGAACTCATGGCGCAGCAATTCTGTGTAATGAGACGGTAAAGTCTTACCTGATCAACTTTGCAAGTCCGTTCATTTATACCACATCAGCACAGGATTTTCAGTGGATGAGTATCCAAACAGGGTATGAGTTTTTAGATCACAATCATCACCTGGCCATTCAGCTTCAGAACAATATCAAAACTTTCCGAAGCCAAAACCTACCATCCCCATCCGCTGAAACAAGCCCGGTTCAAGCTATTATAATACCGGATAACCAAAGATTGAAAGAATTACAGGAAAATTTATCCGAAGAAGGATTTTTAACCTATGCCATTTACAGTCCCACAGTAAAAGAAGGAAGTGAAAGGTTAAGAATATGTCTCCACAGCTTTAATACAGCAGAGGAAATTGTAAAACTGACAGAAATTATTAAAGGAATTTATTGA
- a CDS encoding CynX/NimT family MFS transporter has product MMKNEVKKNASYVLLIINVLVVILISSNLRSPIVAVAPVLGEVRDALRLDNFQVSMLTSIPLFMFAACSVLVSWFSNKLGISKLLMYSLVILSFGLFLRITGSLWLLFLGSIFIGLGICIGNVVTPGYVKNNFPKQIALMTSIFAVSMNLTAALASGFSVKIGELTGFGWKGSLGIWMIIAALGFLVLSLEFIFNKRNANQPETALSTSEFNMFKSAQAWNISIFMGLQSLFYYCLVTWLPSFLADNHMQGESSGWVFFVIQITMIPVTFCCPIIAGKMKDQRWMILFICTLMFGSTMMFVFLKSQWIYANAVIIGISNGLSFSLSILFFSTRTKSSINAVKISGMAQSVGYLIAAFGPPLFGKLHDWDVSWNSSFYLLSCAVVLMLYFGMKAARNKHVED; this is encoded by the coding sequence ATGATGAAGAATGAGGTAAAAAAGAATGCTTCGTATGTTTTATTGATTATTAATGTTCTAGTGGTTATATTGATTTCCAGCAATCTGCGTTCGCCTATTGTGGCAGTTGCTCCTGTATTAGGGGAAGTAAGAGATGCTTTGCGGCTGGATAATTTTCAGGTAAGTATGCTTACTTCTATTCCACTGTTTATGTTTGCCGCATGTTCTGTTTTGGTGAGTTGGTTTTCTAATAAACTGGGCATCAGTAAACTCCTGATGTATTCTCTGGTTATTTTAAGTTTCGGATTATTTCTGCGGATTACCGGATCTCTGTGGCTTTTATTTTTAGGATCTATATTCATTGGTCTGGGCATATGTATTGGAAACGTGGTTACTCCGGGATACGTTAAGAATAATTTCCCTAAGCAGATTGCTCTTATGACGAGTATTTTTGCCGTATCTATGAATCTTACTGCTGCTTTAGCTTCCGGCTTCAGTGTGAAAATAGGAGAATTAACGGGTTTCGGATGGAAAGGTTCTCTGGGAATCTGGATGATAATTGCCGCATTGGGTTTCCTGGTTTTGTCGTTAGAATTTATATTCAATAAAAGAAATGCCAATCAGCCTGAAACAGCACTGAGCACTTCAGAATTTAATATGTTCAAATCTGCCCAGGCCTGGAATATCAGTATTTTTATGGGACTGCAGTCTTTATTTTATTACTGTCTGGTGACCTGGCTTCCTTCATTTCTTGCCGACAATCATATGCAGGGAGAAAGCTCAGGATGGGTATTTTTTGTAATCCAGATCACCATGATTCCCGTTACCTTCTGCTGTCCTATTATTGCCGGTAAAATGAAAGATCAGCGATGGATGATTTTGTTTATATGTACTTTGATGTTCGGAAGTACCATGATGTTTGTCTTTCTGAAATCTCAGTGGATTTATGCAAATGCTGTCATTATAGGGATTTCTAACGGGCTGTCTTTCAGTTTATCCATCCTGTTTTTCTCTACAAGGACAAAAAGCAGTATTAATGCGGTAAAAATATCCGGAATGGCACAGTCTGTAGGATATCTGATTGCAGCATTCGGGCCTCCGCTGTTTGGGAAACTGCATGACTGGGATGTGTCCTGGAACAGTTCATTTTATTTATTAAGCTGTGCCGTAGTTCTGATGCTTTATTTTGGAATGAAGGCTGCGAGAAATAAACATGTAGAAGATTAA
- a CDS encoding helix-turn-helix domain-containing protein, with translation MDVTDGIVIDELKKPYFVWFEENWVHDDVLHDHQKGQLVYVESGFQYITIEEKIYLLPQNHAVWIPPNAVHKTNSHSEKIKLMIMFANISTKNPFYRDVNVFSVPPVLKEMIKYAEKWSKVITPDNDENIFLKALFNELPRFVEHSLTLHISLPKDQRLTKVVEYLHTHYQHEIQMKDLGDEALLSFRTLERIFKKETGLTLSKYQQMLRIIKSMEFLSSGNLTVSETAYKVGYKSVQAYTRSFFSVMQFRPTDFMKTI, from the coding sequence ATGGATGTTACTGACGGTATAGTAATAGATGAGCTGAAGAAACCTTATTTTGTATGGTTTGAAGAAAACTGGGTACATGATGATGTTCTTCATGATCACCAAAAAGGACAACTTGTATATGTAGAAAGCGGTTTTCAATATATTACCATTGAAGAAAAAATATATCTTCTTCCCCAGAACCATGCTGTCTGGATTCCGCCCAATGCGGTTCATAAAACCAATTCCCATTCTGAAAAGATCAAACTGATGATTATGTTTGCAAACATCAGTACAAAAAATCCCTTTTACCGTGATGTGAATGTATTTTCTGTTCCTCCCGTTTTAAAGGAAATGATAAAATATGCAGAAAAATGGTCTAAGGTAATAACCCCGGATAATGATGAGAATATATTTTTAAAAGCCCTTTTCAATGAGCTTCCAAGGTTTGTGGAGCATTCCCTGACACTTCATATCAGTCTGCCAAAAGATCAGCGCCTTACCAAAGTTGTGGAGTATCTTCATACCCATTATCAGCATGAAATTCAAATGAAAGACCTCGGTGATGAAGCCCTTTTATCTTTCCGTACCCTGGAACGTATCTTTAAAAAAGAAACCGGGCTCACCTTAAGTAAATATCAACAGATGCTTCGTATCATTAAAAGTATGGAGTTTTTAAGTTCAGGGAATCTTACGGTTTCAGAGACAGCTTATAAAGTAGGATATAAGAGTGTGCAGGCCTATACAAGAAGTTTTTTTTCTGTGATGCAGTTCCGGCCGACAGATTTTATGAAAACAATCTGA
- the bioD gene encoding dethiobiotin synthase, which yields MKLFITGIGTEIGKTVCSAVLVQYFKTEYWKPIQSGDLHYTDSHKIEAWTDTDFCHPETYRLQLAASPHQSAREENITINLNDFQLPKTASPLIVEGAGGLMVPISDTTFMIDLIEELNLPAALVVRNYLGCINHSLLSILALRQREISLEYLILNGEFPEDTERVICSFIEKETKIIKIPEIDITDKESIQLAAKQLTITKIG from the coding sequence ATGAAATTATTTATAACAGGAATAGGAACCGAAATAGGGAAAACAGTCTGTTCAGCCGTTTTAGTACAGTATTTTAAAACAGAATACTGGAAACCCATACAGTCCGGAGATCTTCATTATACGGACAGTCATAAAATTGAAGCCTGGACAGATACCGACTTTTGCCACCCGGAAACTTACCGTTTACAGCTGGCTGCATCGCCACATCAATCTGCAAGAGAAGAAAATATCACCATCAATCTGAATGATTTTCAACTCCCAAAAACAGCAAGTCCACTAATTGTAGAAGGAGCTGGAGGGCTTATGGTACCCATATCAGACACTACTTTCATGATCGACCTTATTGAAGAGTTAAACCTTCCGGCAGCATTGGTAGTGAGAAATTATTTAGGCTGTATCAATCACAGTTTACTATCAATTCTGGCTTTACGACAGAGAGAAATATCATTGGAATATTTAATTCTTAACGGAGAATTTCCTGAAGATACGGAAAGAGTAATCTGCAGTTTTATTGAAAAAGAAACAAAAATTATAAAGATTCCGGAGATCGACATAACGGATAAGGAATCTATACAACTTGCTGCAAAGCAATTAACAATAACAAAAATAGGATAA
- a CDS encoding aminotransferase-like domain-containing protein, translated as MDSPVKIPYESFIKIDRNSETSIYMQIANQLINAIQRGFLPFGTKLPGTRTFSEMLEIHRNTAVAVYDELSAQGWTESFPNKGTFVIGKDQEKPVKLNDFEQNNLQKYPVSTGFSFKTSNILDNPFEHSDCEYVFNDGVPDIRLTQIGQHSRFYSSILKRKSNQKALGHYNHDGSEFFKEHLSQYLNLSRGLPISKNNLLITRSTEMSIYIVSEILLSAGDTVLVGALSYFSVNMIFMKAGVDIVSIPIDEEGIVVESVREACKKYKIRMLYLTPHHHYPTTVALSAQRRFELLELANEYGFIILEDDYDYEFHYDKSPILPLASADTSGMVIYIGSFGKSLAPGFRTGFIVAPENLMTEMRKYLGIIDRQGDILMERALGEMIAEGEINRYLKKSLKVYQERRDYFSELLKENLGDFITFQKPSGGLAIWLEWNIPLNLMQLSRNCAKDNLFIPKTLLYQNKGLTAMRLGFGDLNFEEMNKGIEVFSKNVKGLIG; from the coding sequence ATGGATAGTCCGGTTAAAATTCCCTACGAAAGTTTTATAAAAATTGATAGAAATTCAGAGACTTCTATCTATATGCAGATTGCCAATCAGCTCATCAATGCTATTCAGAGAGGCTTTTTGCCTTTCGGCACAAAGCTTCCGGGAACAAGAACATTCAGTGAGATGCTGGAAATCCACAGAAATACAGCAGTTGCGGTGTATGATGAACTGTCTGCGCAGGGCTGGACAGAGAGTTTTCCCAACAAAGGAACTTTTGTGATTGGAAAAGATCAGGAAAAACCTGTTAAATTGAACGATTTTGAACAGAATAACCTTCAAAAATATCCTGTTTCCACTGGTTTTTCATTCAAAACATCCAATATTTTAGATAATCCTTTTGAACATTCGGACTGTGAGTATGTCTTTAATGATGGGGTGCCGGATATCCGTTTAACCCAAATCGGACAGCATTCGCGGTTTTACAGTTCTATCCTGAAACGTAAATCCAACCAGAAAGCTTTAGGACATTATAATCATGACGGAAGTGAATTTTTTAAAGAACATTTATCCCAATATCTGAATCTTTCCCGAGGACTTCCTATTTCTAAAAACAATCTGCTCATCACCCGAAGTACGGAAATGAGTATTTATATTGTTTCCGAGATTCTTCTTTCTGCAGGTGACACTGTATTGGTAGGCGCTTTGAGTTATTTCTCAGTCAATATGATCTTTATGAAAGCTGGGGTTGATATTGTTTCTATTCCTATTGATGAGGAAGGAATTGTAGTGGAAAGCGTACGGGAAGCCTGTAAAAAGTATAAAATTCGGATGCTTTATCTTACTCCACACCACCACTATCCTACTACCGTTGCTTTGAGTGCTCAGAGAAGATTTGAATTACTTGAATTGGCCAACGAATACGGATTTATTATCCTGGAAGACGATTATGATTATGAGTTTCATTACGACAAAAGTCCGATTCTTCCTTTAGCCAGTGCTGATACCAGCGGAATGGTAATTTATATTGGTTCTTTCGGAAAGTCTTTAGCTCCAGGGTTTAGGACAGGTTTTATTGTTGCTCCGGAAAATCTGATGACAGAAATGCGTAAATATCTGGGAATTATTGACCGTCAAGGAGATATTCTGATGGAAAGAGCACTTGGAGAAATGATTGCAGAGGGAGAAATTAACCGTTATCTGAAAAAATCTTTAAAGGTATATCAGGAAAGACGTGATTATTTTTCTGAATTACTGAAAGAAAATTTAGGTGATTTCATTACTTTTCAGAAGCCTTCCGGAGGGCTTGCCATATGGCTGGAATGGAATATTCCACTAAATCTGATGCAGCTTAGCCGAAATTGTGCAAAGGATAATCTTTTTATTCCCAAAACATTGCTTTATCAGAATAAAGGGCTTACTGCTATGCGTTTAGGATTCGGTGATCTTAATTTTGAAGAGATGAATAAAGGAATTGAGGTTTTTTCAAAAAATGTGAAGGGATTGATTGGGTGA